A region of the Chryseobacterium gotjawalense genome:
TTCTTTCTCAGGAAGATATTTCAAATATTATTCTAAATGTAAAAGATGACGCAACCGGAATTACAAATACATATAATTATACGGTAAATTCTACAACGAATCCGGATATTAAGCTAACAGACGGAAAAACTTATACCGTAAATACAGTGTTTCTTAATGGGAATGAAGATGAAACAAAAAGCATTATCGAAGCAAAAGATGAACATTTCCTGTTGTTCGATTTTCAAAATTCAAATATTAATTTAGAAAGAATCGATGGTGAATCTTCTGTCAGAAGTGATGGTAACAAAGTCGGGTTAATTACAAAATGGACGGTTATTAAAGCCAGAAACGGCACAAATCCTCAATTGGTTTTAGCCTTGATTCATGATGCAGTCTCGGTTAGTGAGTCTCGGAACGGCAGTACATTTGGATCCGTAACCGGCGGTGAAACTGATGCGATGGCGACTTATTCAATTTCAAACTAAAAGACTTTCAATCAATATAAATGGACGAAATTTTCGATTCTTCAGGAATGAGTGAAAGAAAATTTATCCTTTAAAAATAATCAAAAAAAAATTCCTATTTTTGCAACCTAAATTTTCAATACATTAAAATGAACGTTACAGCGACCAACCACGATGAAGTAAGTGCGTTACTTACAGTTACATTAGATAAGTCAGATTATAAAGATAAAGTTGAAAAACAATTGATCAACTACGCCAAAAACGCACAAGTTCCTGGATTTAGAAAAGGGAAAGTGCCATTGAGCATGGTGAGAAAACAATATGAGGCAGGAATTGCTTTTGAAGAAATCAACAAACAGGTTTCAGACGCTTTGAACAATTACATTTCTGATAACAAATTGAAATTAGTTGGTCAGCCGGTTCCTCAGCCAGTTGAGGAATTAAATCACAATGCAGAGCAGCTTTCAGTTGGTTTTGAAGTGGGTTACGAACCAGATTTCACTATTGATTTGGCAAAATACGAAGCTCCTCATTTTAAAGTAGAAGCTTCTGAGAAAGAAATCGGTCAGAGCATCGAAAACATGCAGAAACGTTTCGCTGAGCAAGTTCCTCAGGAGGAAATCGCTGACGATTCTACCGTTGCTTTGGAAATCAGCCAGGTGATTGAAGAAGGTGCAGAAGGTGAACACCACCATGCACCAAAAAACATCACCATTGATGCTACGAAAAAAGCAGCTTTTGAATTGGTAAAAGCTTTGAAAAAAGATGAATCAGTAAAAGTTTCTAAAGCAGATTTAGAGAAAAACGAAGAATTAGCGAAAGAACTAAGCTTCGGCAAAGAAGAAGTTGAGCATTTACACCACGATCAAATCGAGGTTAAGGTGAAAGATTTCTTCGGATTGAACTTAGCGGAATTAAATCAGGATTTATTCGACAAAGTTTACGGCGAAGATACAATCAAGTCTGAAGAAGAATTGAAAGACAAAGTAAAAGCTGAATTGGATGAATATTTCCAACAAAACGCAGATGTTCATTTCGTAAATAAAATTTTAGCTCAAATCAACGAAAAAGAAGAAGTAAAACTTCCGGAAACTTTCTTGGTTAAATGGTTAATGTTCAGCAATGCGCAAATAACTTCTGAAGACCAGGCGAAAGAAATCTTAGAAGCAGAAAAAAATCAGTTGAAATATCAGATCCTGGAAGGGAAATTGATGACTGACAACGAGATTACTTTGGATTACGCAGATATTTTAGGACAAGCGGAGCAATTGGTTCGTAATCAGTTAGCGATGTACGGAATTCACAATTTACCGGATGAAGAAGTACAGAAATATGCTGCTGATATGTTGAAAGATCAAGAGCAGGTCCGTCAGATTTCTTCTGAAGTTGGAATGGCGAAACTGAAAGACGTAATCTTAGAAAAAGCGACTAAAAAAGAAACCAAAATTTCTCATGATGAGTTTTTGGAAGAATTGAAAAAGTAATTTTTTCTTTATAAATATAAAATCCGTCCCGGTTAATTCGGGGCGGATTTTTTTTATGTTTAAATGTAAACGGATAGAATTTAATAACTGAATGATTCTACATTCTTGTTGCTGATAAGGTAAGTTTCCAGTTCTTCAATTTGTTGGTTGTTGATATGAAGATCCATGGTAATGAAAAGAGAATCGCCATGTTTTTCCAAAGCAATTTCGTAAGCGACTTTTGATAATTTTTTGATTTCCAGGATGATCGGTTTTTTCTGACTGATGGACTGCACCGGAATTTTAAATTTCAAAATCTTATTGTGATGGTAAGAAACAAAACTTCTGGTGAAGATTTTTGCAACATAGATCACGATTAAGGCAGTTATCAGAAAAGTGAAGGCTATGAATATTTCACCAAAACCTATCGACATTCCGATGGCCGCTGCAATCCAAATAATTCCTGCAGTCGTTAAACCATACACACTAAATCCTTCTTTAAAAATAACTCCCGCTCCAAGAAAGCCAATCCCGCTCACAATATAGCTGGCAATCCTTGTCGGGTCGCCGCTTCCTGCTATTTTATAAGAAAGAATAGAGAAGAGTGTTGAACCCAGACAAATGATGGTAATCGTTTTTAAGCCTGCAGATTTGTCTTTCATTTCGCGTTCTAACCCCAGGATTAATCCGGCAACTAATGAAATGACCGCCTTGTAAATATCTAAAAGTTCAAAATGTTCTGACATTTTTATTTAAAGGTATTAATTTTCTACGAACCATATTCAATTTTCCATTCATCCGCAGCGTCGCATAAGGTTTTATAAAATTCTTCACCATATTTTCTGATGAGCGGCGTTTTTACAAATTTATAAATGGGAACTTTTAATTCTTTTCCTAAGGCGCAGGCATCGCTGCAGATTTCCCATTTGTGGTAATTCAGTGCTGTGAAAGTTCTGTATTCATCCACACGAATAGGATATAGGTGACAGGAAATCGGTTTTTGCCAGTCGACAGCGCCGTCTTCATAGGCTTTTTCAATCCCACATTTCGTGATTCCTTTATCGTCAAAAATCACGTAAGCACATTCTTTTCCTTCAACCATCGGCGTTACATAATCATTATCGCTCGGGTCGAGAACCCAGGTTCCCTGCCTTTCGATGGCTTCTACACCTTCCGGTCTGAGATAGGGTTTTACCTGATCGAAAATCCTTTCGAGTATCAAGGTCTCGCTTTTATCCAAAGGAGCTCCTACGTCGCCTTCTACGCAACAGGCGCCTTTGCATTTGCTGAGGTTGCATACAAATTCTTCAGAAAAGATATCTTCGGAAATTAATTTATCGTCAATTTGAATCATGATGTTGTATTAAAAGAAATTAAAATAAGTAGAGAGTTTAAAAATAAGCAGTGAAATGATAATAACCCATAAACTGACTTCCTGAATCCAGTATTTTTTAGTAAAACGAAGCATCCTGCTTAAAATAATGGAAGACGGCAAAGCCAGTAAAAGTAAATATTCAAATGTTTTTCCCATATAAAGGAAAAGGGTAATCAGTTGGGCTAAAGAAAATACCAGTAAAAAAGTATATTTGAATCTGCTGTTCGGACTTTTTTTATTGAAGTTCCTGAAATGATCCATTACCGCGTGAATCAGTAAAATGGCCACCGGACTTAACCACAAAAGATGATCAAAATGGGGTTGTATTTTAAATCCGGTAAATGGGAAGTATACCTGATTCCAGGAATTCATGCCCAGAAAATAGGCAATCCCAAAATAAGAAAGTGCCACCAGCAACATCCCAAAAAACAAACGGAAAATGTGCAGTCCAATGCGGTCGGAAGTGGCAATGATGTGAAAGATCACGAAAATCGACATTGGCCAAGTGGTAGGAAGAAAGATAAAATTGAGCGCCAGAATCGATCCCACCAAAATGTAAGAGAAATTACGGATAGAAATATTATCATTCGTTAACAGCAAAAGAATAATCGAATTGGTGAACAGCGAAACAGCAATTCCGATATCTAAATCACCCGGATATAAGGCAAAAATAAAGACGGTATATAAAAAAAGGGGCAGATGGGTTTGATAATTCAGCGCAACCGCATTAAAACAAAAATATCCTAAAGCAACTCCTCCAAAAGTTATTACTGCTGAAATAATTTCTAAAGTATTGAAGTCCAATATATTGAAGCTAATTACTATTAAAAGAAGAATCCCAATATAAACGGGGACTGAAAAAATATTGCTTTCTTTTGAAAGTAATCGAAACATTTTTTATAAATTTGTGCAAAGTTAATTTAAAAAAGGAAAATAATGACGTCTTTCTTCTTATTCTTAAGCAGTGTGTTCAAATGGTCTTTCGGTTTTTTTGATTTCGCAGGAAATGTAATAAACTGGATTTTATTCTTGGTCGCATCTGCAATATTTACTTATTGGTGCTATGTTTTGGTTGCAAAATTGGGTGGCGACAAGGATAAAGAGTATTTCTCACCAACAGAAGGAAATCATCCTTACTACGACCCGAAAATTTATAAAAAAGAAAGTAAATAATTGATATCCTATTTACAATAAAAATCCCGAAATTTTTAGTTTCGGGATTTTCTGTTTTCTATTAGTGAATCGGAATCACCAGTACCGGAATCGGTGAACGTCTGGTTAATTCTTTGGTTAAACTGCCTACAAAAACGTCGTACATATTGCTTCTTCCGTGGGAACCCATTACGATATATCCTGCCGTTTTATCTTTTGCGTATTCCAGAATAATATCGCCTGCAACACCTTGTTTTAGCAAGTGCTCACAATCAATACCCTGTGCGATGATGCGTTGTTCAATGGTATTTAGCTGGAGCAGTTCCTGCTTAATTTCATTTTGCTCCACTTCGGGGAAATATTGAAATCCCATATCACCAATCGCAAAACCGATATCCGACGGTGCCACGTGAATAAGGTATATTTTCCCGCTGGTTTCTTTTGCGAATTTCACAGCTCCTTCGACTAATTTATCGGTCGCTTCTGAAAAATCGACTGGTAGAATAATGTTTATCATGATCTTAAATTTTGTTCATTAAAGTTACAGATATTTACTGACACTGTCAAAAACTAAGTTACTGGATTCGCAAATCAAAAACTTTCCGGTCTTCCAGAAACGCTTCCAGTATATCGTTTTCCGAAACTTTGCCCACTCCTTTTGGCGTTCCCGTGAAAATTAAATCGCCGACTCTTAACGTAAAGTACTGGGAAACAAATGCGATTATTTTTTCCGGTGAGAAGATCATCATCGAAGTATTTCCGTCCTGAACTTTTTCTTTATTTTTATTTAAAGAAAAGTTTAAGTTATTGAGGTCAAAATCTTCTTTTTTATAAAAGTCAGAAAGAACAGCACTTCCATCGAAACCTTTTGCCAGTTCCCACGGAAGTCCTTTTGCTTTGAGCTGACTTTGTAAATCTCTCGCCGTAAAATCGATTCCCAAAGCGATTTCATCGTAATGTTTACCGGCATTTTCTTCCTGAACGTATTTTCCGCCTTTTGATATTTTCAGTACGACTTCCAGTTCGTAATGAATGTCATTCGAGAATTCAGGAATATAAAAGTCGCTGCCTTTTTTTAAAACCGCCGTATCGGGTTTCATAAAGATAACAGGACTTTCCGGTATTTCATTTCCGAGTTCCTTGGCGTGGTCTGCGTAATTTCTGCCGATGCAAATGATTTTCATAATTAATAATATAAAATTTCTCTTGTTGTGATGGAAAATAATTTATTCTGATTATTATATGATTTTCTTTCAATCCAATTTCCTTCTCCGTCAAACAAATATTTAAATGTAAGCGTTAAAGTTGTAATTCCAGAATTGTTTTTCCACTTTTTTTCTATGATATTACATTTGTTATCAAAAATTCGAAATTCGCTTGTAGAAGTTTGGTAAGAATAAATAATGCGATCTTCAGAGTCAAAATCTCTACAATTTTGGTTTACGATTCTTGTGAATTTTTCAGTGGGCTTTCCGTCTATATCAAATTCCTCAAATTGAATTATTCTGTTCTTATTATTATAAACAAATATTTTTTTGTAAATAATTTCATTTTCAGAATGAAAAGTTTTTGATATTTCAATATTTTGATTCTGAATAAATTTTTCTGTTAATCCTTTAAAATCACCTTTTATATTAATCTTTAATGTAACCGTGTCATTTGGATATTTGTAAACCCATTGTAACGTATCAATATCTTTAAATTCAGTTAATAGGTAAATTTCTCTATTTAGTTTCCTGTCTTTATATTCAAAATATTGTTTACTTGAAATTTTATCTTTTCCGTCAAAATTCTTAATTCCTTCTTTGTAAATGATGAAGCCGTCCCGATTCAATTCATAATTGAAACTTTCTGGTATTAGAACGCCAGTATTAAAAGTAATTTTGTTATTTCTAATATTTACCTCGTATTTTCTTTCTTTAATTTCCCTGACATTTCCTTTTAAATTGTTGATTAATAAATCATTCGAATTAAGTTTTTCTCTTATTTGTGCGGAGAAAATTGTCGATATAAACGTAAGTAAAAGAATAAAAACTTTCATGTCAAAATTTTGATCTCAACTGAATACCCGTCAGAACTTTCTTGGTATATAAAGGGAAATCAGCATTTTGAATCCAGCCGTAATAGCCCAGATCTTTCTGAAAAACTTCTTTCACTCTTTGGCCTTTGTATTTTCCGAAAGTGAAAACTTCTTTTTCCTCTTTGTCAAAAGCGATAAAACCTGCCAAATCAGCAAATTTATGATGAGAAGAAATCTCACTTAATCCAGCAATATCATTTGGTAAATCGTCGTAATGGCCGACCTGCGCGTCTATCACTTCGAAAGTTGCCAAAACATCTGCTTCCGCGGAATGCGCGTTGATCAGTTCTTTTTTGCAGTAAAACTGATAAGCAGCCGTCAGGTTTCTCGGTTCCATTTTATGAAAAATAGTTTGTGCGTCGATCAGCTTGAATTTACTCAAATCGAAATCTAAACCGGCACGCAGTAATTCTTCAGCAAGAAGCGGAACATCAAATCGGTTAGAATTAAATCCGCCCAAATCTGAGCCCGCAATCATCTCCATTATTTTGGAGGCAATTTCTTTGAAGGTTGGAGCATCTTGCACTCTTTCATCTGTAATTCCGTGGATTGCAGAAGATTCTGCCGGAATCGCCATTTCTGGATTTACCAACCAGGTTTTGCTTTCTCTGGAAGCATCAGGATTGACTTTTAAAATACAGATTTCTACAATCCTGTCTTTTGCAACCTGAGTTCCCGTAGTTTCTAAATCAAATACACAAAGCGGTTTATGGAGTTTTAAATTCATTTTTTTATTTTTAATAAGGATCAATCGTGACTTTTCCGATTGAATTAAATTTTGTGAATTAAATTATTGAAAGTATCTTTTATCCTTTCAACTGTTTTTGAAAAATTACCGATATTAATATATAATACAGCATTGCCAATGGGATTCCGACCGTTTTAAAGAGGATTAATAGTAAGATTACACCAATTAACAGCGCAACCTTCGGATAATTGTCTTCCAGCTTCATTGATTTGAATTTCAGCGAGATCATTTTTATCGGGCTGACCAAAAGCCAGGACAGAATAATGGTGATTACAATTAAATACGCAGGATTTTCAAAAATCGCTTTAAAACTTTCATTTTCTAAATAAGCGTAGTACAAACCGAAAATTAAAATGGTGTTCGATGGCGTATTCAAACCTTTGAAATAATAAGTTTGCTCATCATCCAGATTGAAAATCGCCAGTCTTAAACAGGAAAATAAAGTTACAAAAAGGCCGATGTATTTAATTTCAAACGGAAGTTCCATTCCGAATAGTAGGTTGCCAAACGGTTCAAGGGCTTTAAATATTACGATTCCCGGCAATAATCCGAAACTCACCATGTCGGCCAGTGAATCTAACTGAAGGCCAAGTTCAGAATTCGATTTCATCGCTCTGGCGATAAATCCGTCGAAGAAATCTAATATTAAGGAAAGGATAATGCAGATCGCAGTGGTTTGATAATCACCATTAATTAAGTGGATTACACCAACACTGCCGGAAAATAAATTAGCGAGCGTAACAGCATTCGCCAGATTGTTCTTGATAAAATTCATTTTTAAGTTCAGTTTTTTTAAGGTCCGATGAAACATCTTTAGACGATGAAGTCCGCTGGAGCTACTTTTACCCGTATGTTTCAGAAGCACAAAAGTAAGGTTTTTATTAAAATTAATTTTCAGCTTTTTAGAATTGAATTTTAAATGATTTAAAATTCTAAATATTGTAAATTTGCACCATTAATTTGAACAAGTTTTAATGAAAGAAATTAGATTTCAAGAAATTTTCGCCTTACTCTACCGAATCGTGCTCGCCTTTTTTTTCTATCAGATTGCACGGCTGCTCTTTTGGTTTTTTAATAAAAATTTGATTCCCGTTGACAGTATTTCAGAATATCTGAATTTGGCTTATCACGGAATTGCCTTTGATACAACGGCGATTCTGTATGTGAATTCGCTGTTCATTCTTTTGAGTCTTATTCCCGTTATCATCAATACCCAAAAAGCGTATCACAAATTTTTGTTTTATCTTTATTTCATTACCAATGGGATTTCCTACGGCATGAATTTCGGTGATTTCGTCTATTTTAAATTTTCTCAGGCACGGTTGACAACCGCCGCCATGAATGTTGCGCAGCATGAAAGCAATATTGGTAAAGTTTTTTTATTGTCGGTTGCGGAACATCCATTCGTGATTGTGTGGTTTGTGATTTTAATGGCTCTCTGGATTTTCCTTTATAAAAAGGTGAAAGTTTCGCCTAGAAAACCATTAAAATTAGTTCCTTATTTTATTTTTTCTGTACTCACGCTATGTTTAACTGTTCTGCTTGTTGTAGGTGGGATTCGAGGCGATTTCAAGCATTCAACACGCCCGATTAATTTGGTGGATGCCAACCGGCACGTTACCAAACCGGTTCAGGCAAATATCGTTCTGAACAGTGTTTTTTCCTTTTTCAGAACGATGAATACCAACAATTTTCAGGAAGTTCATTTTGTTACTGAAAAGTTTATTGATGAAAATATAGCTGCTGATAAGTTATACCCGCGGGAAGGAGTTGACCCAAAACCCAACGTGGTTATTTTCATCCTCGAAAGTTTTGGAAAAGAATATTCCGGGGCTTTTAATAAAAATACAAAAATCAAGGATTTTGTTTCCTATACTCCGTTTTTCGATAGTTTAGCTACCCAAAGTTTAATTGCGACCAACGCTTTTGCCAATGGGAGACAGTCCATCCATGGAATGAGTTCTGTGCTGGCAGGAATCCCGAGTTTGAAAGATGCGTTTACCAGTTCACCTTATTCAAATCAGAAAATTCAGTCGATTGTTTCGGTTTCAAATGATATGGGCTATGATACTTCGTTCTTTCATGGCGCGCCAAACGGGTCGATGGGCTTTCTGGGTTTCGGCAATATTTTGGGTTTCAAACATTATTACGGAAAAACAGAGTATAATAATGATGCAGATTTCGACGGAATGTGGGGGATTTGGGACGAGCCGTTTTTTCAGTATTTCGCGAAAACTTTAGATAAGAAGAAAAGTCCTTTTATGGCAACTTTGTTTTCGGTTTCATCGCATCATCCTTTTAAGGTTCCGGAAAAGTATCAGGGTAAATTTAAAAAAGGTCCGCTGGAAATTCATGAACCGATTGGCTACACTGATTTTGCGTTAAAGCAGTTCTTCAAAACCGCAGAGAAAATGCCTTGGTTCAACAATACGATATTTGTTTTTGTAGCCGATCACACCAATCAGGTTGCCTATCCGGAATATGAAAAATCAATGAACCGGTTTTCAATTCCCATTCTGTTTTATTCTCCTAATCCAAAATATCACTTGAAAGGAGAAATTACAGAACCTGCTCAGCAAATTGATATTTATCCAACTTTAGCTGATTTAATGGGTTACAACAAAAAAATAAGAAGTTGGGGAAGAAGTTTGGTGTCAAATAAAAGCGAAGATTACATTGTGGTCAATTCGGATTCTATTAATGAGCAGTTCATGATTGGGAATTATATTTATTTATTTAACGGGAAAGAAGTGACCGGGATTTACAATATCTCCGATAAAGGTTTGGAGCAAAACCTTATTAACAAAGTGAAAAACCCGGAAATGGAAAAAGGCATTCTTTTGAGTAAAGCTTGGTATCAGGATTATATGAATCGGGTAATCACCAGGAAATTGAATTAATTACAAAACTTTTAATAAACCATTGTGTAATTATTAGTATTTTGGCAGTACTTTTGACTACTATGATATAAATAGTTAAAAATTTGTGGTTTCACTATTTTTAATTACTTTTATCCAACTAAAAATTAAAATAATTTTAAAATGAAAAAAATACTTTTCAGTTTTGTTGCTTTATTATTCGCAACACTATCTTACGCCCAAATCGAAGGAAAATGGAAGACCATCGACGATGAAACGGGACAGGCGAAATCCATCGTAGAGATTTTCAAAAAATCAGATGGTAAATATTACGGGAAAGTGACGCAACTGCTCATCAAACCGGAACATACAAACTGTATCAACTGTAAAGATGACAGAAAAAACCAACCCATCCTGGGAATGGAAGTGATTAGAGGCATGAAAAAGGAAGGCAATGAATTCACCGGAGGAACAATTACAGATCCTAAAACAGGAAAAACCTACAAATGTAACATCACCCGTGATGGTGAAAAACTGAATGTAAGAGGTTATGTAGGATTCTCATTAATCGGAAGAACGCAAACCTGGCATGCAGTAAAATAGTTTTCTAAAAATAAACTTGATAAAAAGCATCTTTTCGGAGATGCTTTTTTAATGGCAGCATGTACGGTAATTCGCGAAAAAATCTTTACTTTTGTACTTTAATTTTTTAATAAATCATGAAGGAATATACTTTTAGAGAAGTGATTGCACAGGCAATGAGTGAAGAGATGCGAAAAGATGAATCCATTTTCCTGATGGGTGAAGAAGTCGCAGAATACAACGGTGCTTACAAAGCTTCTAAAGGAATGCTCGATGAATTCGGCGCGAAAAGAGTAATTGATACTCCAATTGCAGAACTCGGATTTACCGGGATTGCCATCGGAGCAGCCATGAACGGAAACAGACCCATTGTGGAATATATGACTTTCAACTTCTCATTAGTAGGAATTGATCAGATTATAAATAATGCGGCGAAAATCCGTCAGATGAGTGGAGGACAGTGGAATTGCCCAATCGTTTTCCGTGGACCAACTGGTTCTGCAGGTCAATTGGGAGCGACACATTCTCAGGCTTTGGAATCTTGGTTTGCAAATACTCCAGGTTTAAAAGTAGTTGTACCTTCCAATCCTTACGATGCAAAAGGTTTATTGAAAACTGCAATTCAGGATAATGATCCGGTAATTTTCATGGAGTCTGAACAGATGTATGGCGACAAAATGGAAATCCCAGAAGAAGAATATTACATCCCAATCGGAAAAGCAGATATCAAAAAAGAAGGTAAAGATGTAACTTTGGTTTCTTTCGGTAAAATTATGAAAATGGCGATTCAGGCCGCTGAAGATTTAGAAAAAGAAGGAATTTCTGTAGAAGTAATTGATTTAAGAACAGTTCGTCCTTTAGATTATGATACTATTTTAGAGTCGGTAAAGAAAACCAACAGATTGGTTATTTTAGAAGAAGCTTGGCCTCTAGGTTCCATTGCAACGGAGATTACTTATATGGTTCAACAAAAAGCATTTGATTATTTAGATGCGCCGATTAAGAGAATTACAACACCGGATGCACCTGCACCGTACTCAGCACCACTTTTCGCTGAATGGTTCCCGAAATTGGAAAAAGTAAAAGAAGAAATTAAAAACGCTTTATATATTAAGGCGTAATAGATAAAAACTCTCGAAAGAGAGTTTTTTCATTTATAAAAAGTTATATAAAACCACTTTTATTCATTTACCTTTGACGAAATTTTCTCCCATCTATGTCACAAGATACTTTATCTCATTTTGATACAAAGAAACTTACCGCAGTGGGGGTTTTGGTTTCCCTCGGAATAGTTTTCGGAGATATCGGAACTTCACCGCTGTACGTTATGAAGGCGATCGTAAATGCCCGACATGGTACCGGGAATTTGCCGTTTGATGAATATATCGAGGGAGCACTTTCCTGCATCATCTGGACTTTGACGATGCAAACCACGTTTAAGTATGTAATTATTGCGTTGCGTGCTGATAATAAAGGAGAAGGTGGAATTTTATCTCTTTACTCACTGGTCAAGAAGCTTAAGAAAAAATGGCTGTATGTCATTGCTATTATTGGTGCATCGACTTTGGTGGCAGATAGTATAATTACGCCGTCGTTAACGGTAATGTCGGCTGTGGAAGGGTTGAAGATATTTTCGCCTCACACTCCTGTTGTTGCGATTACGCTGGTTATTCTGGCCTTTGTCTTTATTGTGCAACAATTTGGTACGGCTTCCATCGGTAAGTTTTTTGGTCCGGTGATGGTTGTTTGGTTCTTGGTTTTAGGGATATTTGGTTCAGCTCATGTATTTGATCATCTCGAAATTTTGAAAGCATTTAATCCTTATTACGCTTATAATTTAATAAAGCATTCACCCAGTGCGATTGTGATTATGGGAGCAGTCTTTCTTTGTACGACAGGAGCGGAAGCTTTGTATTCTGATTTAGGGCACTGCGGCAAACAAAATATCCGGGTGAGTTGGATTTTTGTAAAGACCATGTTGGTTTTAAATTATTTGGGTCAAGGTGCCTGGTTATTAGATAATCCGGAATCTGTTTCGCAGGGAATCAATCCGATTTTTGGAATTATGCCCGAATGGGCGATCTTGCCAGGGGTACTTTTAGCAACAGCTGCTGCAATTATCGCAAGTCAATCTGTGATTACGGGGTCTTTTACCATGTTTTCAGAAGCGATGTCGGTGATGTTTTGGCCGAATCAGCAAATCGATTATCCTTCCGGTATTAAAGGGCAAATGTATATTCCCAAAATCAATTGGGGGTTGATGTTCCTTTGTTTCATCGTGGTTATTTATTTCCAAAAATCAGAAGCGATGGAAGCCGCTTATGGTTTAACCATTACGATTACGATGCTGATGACCACTA
Encoded here:
- a CDS encoding LTA synthase family protein, which encodes MKEIRFQEIFALLYRIVLAFFFYQIARLLFWFFNKNLIPVDSISEYLNLAYHGIAFDTTAILYVNSLFILLSLIPVIINTQKAYHKFLFYLYFITNGISYGMNFGDFVYFKFSQARLTTAAMNVAQHESNIGKVFLLSVAEHPFVIVWFVILMALWIFLYKKVKVSPRKPLKLVPYFIFSVLTLCLTVLLVVGGIRGDFKHSTRPINLVDANRHVTKPVQANIVLNSVFSFFRTMNTNNFQEVHFVTEKFIDENIAADKLYPREGVDPKPNVVIFILESFGKEYSGAFNKNTKIKDFVSYTPFFDSLATQSLIATNAFANGRQSIHGMSSVLAGIPSLKDAFTSSPYSNQKIQSIVSVSNDMGYDTSFFHGAPNGSMGFLGFGNILGFKHYYGKTEYNNDADFDGMWGIWDEPFFQYFAKTLDKKKSPFMATLFSVSSHHPFKVPEKYQGKFKKGPLEIHEPIGYTDFALKQFFKTAEKMPWFNNTIFVFVADHTNQVAYPEYEKSMNRFSIPILFYSPNPKYHLKGEITEPAQQIDIYPTLADLMGYNKKIRSWGRSLVSNKSEDYIVVNSDSINEQFMIGNYIYLFNGKEVTGIYNISDKGLEQNLINKVKNPEMEKGILLSKAWYQDYMNRVITRKLN
- a CDS encoding DUF2147 domain-containing protein; this translates as MKKILFSFVALLFATLSYAQIEGKWKTIDDETGQAKSIVEIFKKSDGKYYGKVTQLLIKPEHTNCINCKDDRKNQPILGMEVIRGMKKEGNEFTGGTITDPKTGKTYKCNITRDGEKLNVRGYVGFSLIGRTQTWHAVK
- a CDS encoding pyruvate dehydrogenase complex E1 component subunit beta, translating into MKEYTFREVIAQAMSEEMRKDESIFLMGEEVAEYNGAYKASKGMLDEFGAKRVIDTPIAELGFTGIAIGAAMNGNRPIVEYMTFNFSLVGIDQIINNAAKIRQMSGGQWNCPIVFRGPTGSAGQLGATHSQALESWFANTPGLKVVVPSNPYDAKGLLKTAIQDNDPVIFMESEQMYGDKMEIPEEEYYIPIGKADIKKEGKDVTLVSFGKIMKMAIQAAEDLEKEGISVEVIDLRTVRPLDYDTILESVKKTNRLVILEEAWPLGSIATEITYMVQQKAFDYLDAPIKRITTPDAPAPYSAPLFAEWFPKLEKVKEEIKNALYIKA
- a CDS encoding KUP/HAK/KT family potassium transporter, translated to MSQDTLSHFDTKKLTAVGVLVSLGIVFGDIGTSPLYVMKAIVNARHGTGNLPFDEYIEGALSCIIWTLTMQTTFKYVIIALRADNKGEGGILSLYSLVKKLKKKWLYVIAIIGASTLVADSIITPSLTVMSAVEGLKIFSPHTPVVAITLVILAFVFIVQQFGTASIGKFFGPVMVVWFLVLGIFGSAHVFDHLEILKAFNPYYAYNLIKHSPSAIVIMGAVFLCTTGAEALYSDLGHCGKQNIRVSWIFVKTMLVLNYLGQGAWLLDNPESVSQGINPIFGIMPEWAILPGVLLATAAAIIASQSVITGSFTMFSEAMSVMFWPNQQIDYPSGIKGQMYIPKINWGLMFLCFIVVIYFQKSEAMEAAYGLTITITMLMTTTLLFFWLSRSRVTKVFAIGFLVVYLCIELGFFYANVIKFFDGGWLTVVLGGFIAVCMYAWYNGRLIKAKFIKFVKLDKYVPVIKEMKLDESIPKYATNLAFLSRAKRQDEVEAKIIYSILRKQPKRADHYFILNIANQEDPYTFNYTIDEIMPGTIFRINFMLGFKIDRRINDYFDQVLEDMMEEGSIPARSSHPSLRHYNIPPDLKYVIIDNTYINDALLTVKEKITLNIYNFVKYIGSDDFKAWGVSAHNVVVESAPLLDQKIIANKIKQVNFHRYDS